Genomic segment of Sphingomonas sp. KRR8:
GCCCGCTTCCACCCAGAATCAAGCAGGCAAGAAGATAGGTGGGAGCAATCCCCTGGCGCAGGGTGGCTGTCACTCCGCTCTCCCCCGCGTCAGCACCAGCGGGCCGAGGTTGACGTCAACCGTCATGGGATAGTCGCCCATCGTCCCGCGCAACTCCAGTCGCTGTGCCGCGCAACCTGCCGCCGGAATCACGAAATCGAAGCGGTTCTGCGTCAGTGCGGCCTCCTGTCGGGTTGAGCCCGGAAGGCAGGTCAGCGCCCAGAACAGTCCGGTGGGCTCGCCGCGGAGCGAGTGACTCAATCGGTAGTGGCCAGCGGGCAGCAAAAGGATCTGATCGGCAAGGACGGTATCGTCGCGGCCGAAGTAGAGCAGGTGAAGCCCACCGCCTGCCTGGGGTTCAGCGGTCCCTGCCGGACTGCTCGAAAGCCGCCAGTTGAAGGGCGGTGGCGCCCCCCCGACAAGGAAGCGCGGGTTGTAGATCGCGGCACGCGGCGACGATGCGACGTTCCCGAATTGCTGCCATAACGCATAAGCGCGGGCGTAATCTCGATGGTCGACGAGGCTGCTGAGGAGGCGCTGGCGCCATTCGACGTCGGCGTCACCACCCTGGTGTGGGGCAAGCTGCAGGATCGACGGCAGGTTGGCCGGATTATCCGCCATGAGCGACAGCACCTGGCCCCTTACGACGGGGCGGCGATCGAGCACGGGCTTGAGCCGGATCGCGGCACCGGGTTGCGCGGCATATTGCGCCAAGGCAGGCACGAGCGGTGCAGCGTCACCATTCAATCGCTCAAACAGGAAGCCGACCTCCGCCAGCCCGGCTTCCGCCCGATTCTGACGAAAGTAGAGCTGCGCAAGGAGGAACCGTGGTGCCGGGGCCAGCGGGTCCAGCCGGCTTGCCTCCTTCAGCAAGCGGTCCGCCTTCGGCAGATCACCGGCGGCAAAGGCCCTCGTCCCCTCCACCAGTAAAGGACCGGGATTGAGCGGATCACGGCGCGCGACTGCCCGCAACTCGGCCGTGACCATGGCAGATGGAGCACGTCCCGCCGCTACCGTTTCGCCAATGGCCTGCATTCCGGCGCTCAGCCGGACGGCGGGGTGCTTCGGCCAGATCGACGCGGCGAGCTCCGGGCGCGTCTGCGCAAAGCCCAGCACCGCTGCCACCCTGATGGCGAGGCCGGCGAGCAGCAGCCCGGCGATGATCACCAGCGCGCGGCGAAGAACGGTCAAACCGCGTCCGCGTCGGCCGCCTGGTGGGTGATCAGCACGACCTTGTCGGGTCGATCATCGTCGATCTGCCCGTAACGATAGGAGTAATAGCCGTACCCGCCATCCCGCTCGACTGACTTGGTCAGCACGGCACCCAAGACACGCGCGCCAGATGCTTCAACCCGGTTGAGCGACTCAACCGCCGCCCGCGTACGGGTACGTCCGCTCTCAACAACGAACAGCGTTCCGGCGACCGCTGCCGCGAGCAACGGAGCGTCGGCAAGCCCGAGCACCGGTGGGCCGTCCACCACCACGAGATCGAAGCGGTGACAGGCGTCGTCGAGGATGTTGGCGAACCGCCGCGTCGACAGCAGGTCCGCCGGGTTCGGAGGCAACGGCCCGCAGGGAAGCAGCCAAAGATTTTCGAACTGCGTCGTGACGACCTTGCCCTCGACGTCCTCGTGATTGGTCAGCAGGCCGACCAGTCCCTGTTCATTGCCTCCGGTCTTGAAGGATGGCTTGCGCAGGTCAGCGTCGATCAACAGCACATTGCGCCCTTGGCGGGCAAAACTCTGCGCGACCGCGAGCGCGGTCGACGACTTGCCTTCGCTTTCCTGAGTGGAGGTAATCAGAACGCTTCGGGGCACCCCGTCTTCGGTCGTGAAGCGAAGTCCGGCCGCGACCGCCGAATAGGCCTCGGCGACGGCGGACGAGGGATCGCGAATGTCGTCCACGAGCGTTCCACTCTTCGCGAGCCGCTTCGGAATGGCGCCAAGGCAGGCGATCTGAAGCTTGTTGCGGACGTCCTCGCGGGTCTTGATCGTGTCGCTCAGGAACTCGAAGCCAAGCGCCGATCCGACACCCGCCAGCAGCCCCAATCCCAGCCCGACCAGCAGGTTCAGCGGCAGGCTGGGCTTGAACGGGGCGCCGGGCGGAAGTGCGCGATCGACGATGGAGATGGGCGCCGCGCCGACGCCGCCGGCCACGCCGATCTCCTTGTAGCGCTGCAACAGGGCGTCATAGAGCGCACGGTTGGTATCCACCTCCCGTTGCAGGATATTGTACTGAACGCTGCGGCCACGCAGGTCGAGCACCGAGCCCTTGAGCGCGTTGACCCTGCCTTGCAGCGAGGCCTCGGCGGCCGCCGCGCCCCGATATTCCTGCGCCAGGCTGTTGCTCCGCCCACCGCTGACTTGCGCGGTCTCCCGGGCGATCTGCTTGTCGAGCTCATCGATCCGCGACCGCAGGCTGACCATGTCGGGATGGTCTGGCTTCAGGAGCGTACGCTTTTCCTGATATTCGGCCTCGAGACCTGCCTTGGTCTGCCGCAGTGCCGAGGTGCTTTCGTTGACCTCGTTGGTCGGACCGGATGCTTGCGCGGCACGATAGGCGCCTTCCGCCGCGACACGGCGCGCCGTTGCCGCCGCCAGAGCGGTGTTGAGTGCCTGCAGCGATTCGCCCTGGAGCGAGCCCGCATCACTCTGCCCGCCGCCTTTGCCGTCGGCTGCTGCGCCCTGGAGGTTGATGATGCCCTCGCTCTGGGCATAGGACACCAGCTGACGTTCCGACCGCTCGAGATCGCCGCGCGTCTTGCCGATCTGCCGCTCAAGGAAACGGCGTGCGTAGTTGGACGACTCGTACTTGCGCTGCAGGTTGGAGTTGATGAAGCCGTCCGCGACCCCGTTCGCGATCTGCGCGGCCAACTGCGGGTTCGGGCTGGTGAAGCTGAAACGGATCAGCCGCCCCTCCTTGGGCGGGATGACGTCGAGCCCGCCGGCAACGATGCCGGCAGCCCTGTTGAGCCGCGCCGTGGCGTCACCCTGGCCGACGACCGATGGCGTGTTCACCAGGTTCAGCTCCTGGGCGACGCGCTCCGCAAGGCTGCGACTGCCGAGCAGTCCTACCTGCGTCTGAACGAAGTCGAACGTGCTGTCGTCGTTGCCGAACCGATTGCGCTGCTGCTCGTCGGACACGTCCACCGTGGGTGGATTGACCTCCAGAGTGACCCAGGCCCTGTAGAGCGGCGTGGTCAGCAGGGTCGCGACCACCCCAAGCGCAAGGCCCAGCGCGGCGGCACCGATGATAAGCCACCGCCACTCACGGATGATGCGAAGAATGGTTCGCGCATCCAGCTGCGGTGCATGATGCGGCCGGTTTGCCACGCCCAATGTCGCATTCGGTGCAACCAGCCTGTCGGACAGGGCCCGACCTTCGGCCGCGCTGAGGGTGAGATCGCGATTCACCTGTCGATGCTTCCTGGTGGCGTGTCTTGAGCCGGCATCAGAAGGGCCGGAAGATCGAGAGCAATGGGATGTTCGTCAGAATGGCTTTCTGGGCGGCCTTCAGGCGCGAGCCGTCGACGACCACGATATCACCGGGATAAATGGTCGGGTCCTGGGCAAGACCGCGCCGGATGTCAGTCAGATCGAAGGCAGCCGCCTGCCGCTTCCCGCCGATGGAACGGAAAATGGCTACCCGTCGGGGGTTGGCGTCCTCGGTGGTTCCACCAGCCTGGGCGATGGCCTGGATCAGCGTCACCGGGCCGACCACCGGGAAGGAGCCGCTGTTCTTGACGCCACCGTCGACGGTCACCGAGCGGCGGGTCGAGGATTTGACGCCCACGCTGATGTCCGGGTTCTCCAGATATCGAGCGCCATATTGCTGCTTCAGGCGGCGATCCAGCTCATCGGTGGTGAGCTCGGCCACCTGAACGTTGCCGATCAGCGGCATGGAAATGTTGCCCGTAAGATCGACCTGATAGTCGCCCGACAGGTCAGGCTGCTTGAAGACCTTGACCGCAAGGACGTCGAGCGGAGCAATCCGGTAATCCTGCTCGAGCGGCACGATTTTCGGTGCATCGGGTGCCGCGAGACTGACATTATAGGGGATCGGTCCTCCCCTGCTGTCGGCACATGCCGACAGGGCCGCGACAAGACCAAGGGTCAGACCCAGGGTCACTCTCACTGTCGCCAATGTCCTATCCTTCCTCTTACGCGCCGAAAGGCGGCCACCCATTCACGCTGCATAGCGGCAAAGCGGGCGTCTTCAATGCCTTGTGCGGTCCGCCCGCGCTTCCGGTGCCCCTATCGCGCGACATACCACCCAAGGGCTGCCTTGAGCCCGGCTTCGAGCCCGTGAGTGGCGCGGTAGCCGAGCAGCCGTTCAGCCTTGCTCACGTCGGCGAGCGAGTGACGCACGTCGCCGTGCCGGAAGGGACCATGGCGCGCCGGGCGGTCATAGCGGAAACCCAGCTCGCCCAGTCCGGCCGCGATCAGCCGATGAAGGTCGTTCAGAGACGTCCGCTCTCCGACCGCGACGTTGTACACCTCGCCTTGCGCATCATCCCCGGCCAAGGCACCGCGCAGGTTGGCCTGGACAGCATTGGCGACGAAACAGAAGTCGCGGCTGGTTTCGCCATCGCCGTTGATCACGATCTCCTCGCCGGCAAGCATCGCCGCAACCCACTTGGGAATGACGGCGGCGTAGGCCCCATCGGGGTCCTGGCGCGGGCCGAAGATGTTGAAATAGCGCAAACCCGTCGCCTTGTAGCCGTAGCTACGCATATAGACGCCGGCGTATATTTCGTTGGCGAGCTTCGTTGCCGCGTAGGGCGAGAGGGCATTGCCGGTCCGCTCCTCTCGCTTGGGAAGGTTCGGCTCGTCCCCATAGGTCGAGCTCGATGCCGCGTAGAGGAAGCGGGGCACGCCGGCCTGCCGGGCAGCTTCGATCATGTTCGCGAAGCCGGTGACATTGACGTCATGGCTGGTCAGCGGATCGGCAATCGAGCGCGGTACCGACCCGAGGGCGGCCTGGTGCAAGATGACATCCACCCCTTGGACCGCGTGGGCGCAGGCGTCGCGATCGCGAATGTCCGCCTCGAGCATGACAAAGCGGCTCGCCGCCTCGGCGCCTACCCCGCCAAGCAGTTCGTCGAGATTGTGGCTATGCCCCGTCGCGTAATTGTCGAGCCCGACGACGTCCTGGCCCAAGGCAAGCAGGGCTTCGACGAGATTGGAGCCGATGAAGCCCGCAGCTCCGGTCACCAGCCAACGCCGGCGACTGGCCAGGACCGACTGCTTCAGGTCATCGGCAAGCCAGTCCACGATGGTCATTGTCCGCTCCGCTGCTGCAGCCAATGACGTTGGGTGCCGTCCACCATCAGCGCCGTCAACACGCCCTGGCGATAACCGCCGGTGTCGATCCCGATCCGGTTGATACGCTCATCGGGCTCGTCAGTGATCGTGTGGCCATGGACCACCATCATGCCATGGTCGCGGGGATCGCTGAGAAATGGCTCACGAATCCAGCGCAAGTCGGCAGGCTGCTGACGCTCGAGCGGGATGCCGGGCCGGATTCCGGCATGGACGAACAGATAGTCACCGAAACGGAAAGTGTCGGCGAGCGACCGCAGATAGTCCTGGTGAGACTGCGGGATCAGCTGGCGAAGGCGCACGATCGCATCGTGTTCCGCCATTGACGAGAGGCGGACCGGGTCCTCGCCATAACTGCGCACACAGGCATCGCCACCGAAGTGGAGCCAGCGATCGAGCAACCCGGGTTCCGCTTCATCCAGCAAGCGAAGCAAGGCTTCTTCGTGATTGCCGCAGAGCGTCAGCGTCTGGAAGCCAGGATGCGGGCGGGCAAGAACCCGCTCCAGCACGCCGCGACTGTCTGGTCCGCGGTCGATCAGGTCGCCGAGCAGGACAAGTAGCGGCCGAGCCCCCTCGCCCCGGGCAATGTGATCGGCCGCGATCTGCGCCAGCAAGCCGTCGAACAGATCGAGACGCCCGTGGATGTCACCCACCGCATAGGCGCGGTAGCCGCTTGCGCCGCGCCATTGACGCGCTTCAGCCTTTCGCCAGCGACCCCACACTTGCCCTACTGCTCCCGATCCTCGCCACCCTCGAGCAGATGGCCGATTTCACGCAGGTAAGCAGCGATGACCCGATCTTCGCCGAACCGCTGCTCCACGGTGCGCCGCGCGCAGTCGCCCATTGTTTGCTGCTCCGCCGGCGTCAAGGCGAGATAATCTCGAACAGCCTTCGCCAGCCCCTCCGCCGACCGCACGGGAAAGAGCAGGCCGTTTACCCGGTCCTCAACCACGTCGCGGCAGCCTGGCACGTCGCTGGCAAGCAACGGTCGTCCGGACGCCGCCGCTTCAAGCAATGAGCGGGGCAGGCCCTCTCGGTAGGAAGGCAGGATGACCGCATGCGCCTGCGCCAGGGCCGGACGCACATCGTCGGCGACGCCCAGGTAATCCAGCAGGTCCTCTGCAAGCCACCCGTCGAGTT
This window contains:
- a CDS encoding polysaccharide biosynthesis tyrosine autokinase — its product is MNRDLTLSAAEGRALSDRLVAPNATLGVANRPHHAPQLDARTILRIIREWRWLIIGAAALGLALGVVATLLTTPLYRAWVTLEVNPPTVDVSDEQQRNRFGNDDSTFDFVQTQVGLLGSRSLAERVAQELNLVNTPSVVGQGDATARLNRAAGIVAGGLDVIPPKEGRLIRFSFTSPNPQLAAQIANGVADGFINSNLQRKYESSNYARRFLERQIGKTRGDLERSERQLVSYAQSEGIINLQGAAADGKGGGQSDAGSLQGESLQALNTALAAATARRVAAEGAYRAAQASGPTNEVNESTSALRQTKAGLEAEYQEKRTLLKPDHPDMVSLRSRIDELDKQIARETAQVSGGRSNSLAQEYRGAAAAEASLQGRVNALKGSVLDLRGRSVQYNILQREVDTNRALYDALLQRYKEIGVAGGVGAAPISIVDRALPPGAPFKPSLPLNLLVGLGLGLLAGVGSALGFEFLSDTIKTREDVRNKLQIACLGAIPKRLAKSGTLVDDIRDPSSAVAEAYSAVAAGLRFTTEDGVPRSVLITSTQESEGKSSTALAVAQSFARQGRNVLLIDADLRKPSFKTGGNEQGLVGLLTNHEDVEGKVVTTQFENLWLLPCGPLPPNPADLLSTRRFANILDDACHRFDLVVVDGPPVLGLADAPLLAAAVAGTLFVVESGRTRTRAAVESLNRVEASGARVLGAVLTKSVERDGGYGYYSYRYGQIDDDRPDKVVLITHQAADADAV
- a CDS encoding polysaccharide biosynthesis/export family protein, whose protein sequence is MTLGLTLGLVAALSACADSRGGPIPYNVSLAAPDAPKIVPLEQDYRIAPLDVLAVKVFKQPDLSGDYQVDLTGNISMPLIGNVQVAELTTDELDRRLKQQYGARYLENPDISVGVKSSTRRSVTVDGGVKNSGSFPVVGPVTLIQAIAQAGGTTEDANPRRVAIFRSIGGKRQAAAFDLTDIRRGLAQDPTIYPGDIVVVDGSRLKAAQKAILTNIPLLSIFRPF
- a CDS encoding SDR family oxidoreductase produces the protein MTIVDWLADDLKQSVLASRRRWLVTGAAGFIGSNLVEALLALGQDVVGLDNYATGHSHNLDELLGGVGAEAASRFVMLEADIRDRDACAHAVQGVDVILHQAALGSVPRSIADPLTSHDVNVTGFANMIEAARQAGVPRFLYAASSSTYGDEPNLPKREERTGNALSPYAATKLANEIYAGVYMRSYGYKATGLRYFNIFGPRQDPDGAYAAVIPKWVAAMLAGEEIVINGDGETSRDFCFVANAVQANLRGALAGDDAQGEVYNVAVGERTSLNDLHRLIAAGLGELGFRYDRPARHGPFRHGDVRHSLADVSKAERLLGYRATHGLEAGLKAALGWYVAR
- a CDS encoding metallophosphoesterase, with amino-acid sequence MWGRWRKAEARQWRGASGYRAYAVGDIHGRLDLFDGLLAQIAADHIARGEGARPLLVLLGDLIDRGPDSRGVLERVLARPHPGFQTLTLCGNHEEALLRLLDEAEPGLLDRWLHFGGDACVRSYGEDPVRLSSMAEHDAIVRLRQLIPQSHQDYLRSLADTFRFGDYLFVHAGIRPGIPLERQQPADLRWIREPFLSDPRDHGMMVVHGHTITDEPDERINRIGIDTGGYRQGVLTALMVDGTQRHWLQQRSGQ